Proteins from a genomic interval of Asticcacaulis sp. AND118:
- the flhB gene encoding flagellar biosynthesis protein FlhB, whose protein sequence is MADEGEDKTEEASARKLDEARKKGDVAKSADIPQALSLIAACALVMLYGDKIALSLAETLRVFVAAPHLLRDSIMGDGGVTIAHHLMMQVLPIIGLILLVAGAAGAIGTLAQTGLMFSTEKLKPDFSKLNPMAGFKRLFGVDALIQFAKTLIKLIAVGFISWLVLKGRAVDVAGLAGASPMLVLPYAKEVFFSLAVAVCLFMVLEGGADYFIQKFRFAQRMKMSKTELKDEYKQTEGDPHVKGRLKQIRMEKSRQRMMANVPKATVVVTNPTHYAVALRYDDDTPAPTCVAKGVDALALKIREVAGEHDIAIVEDPPLARALYAAIDVDEIIPEAHFQAVAKIISFVMVRKKRGF, encoded by the coding sequence GTGGCAGACGAAGGCGAAGACAAAACAGAAGAGGCCTCGGCCCGAAAACTCGACGAAGCCCGAAAAAAGGGCGACGTCGCCAAATCCGCCGATATTCCGCAGGCGCTGTCGCTGATCGCCGCCTGCGCGCTGGTCATGCTCTATGGCGACAAGATCGCCCTGTCGCTGGCCGAGACGCTCAGGGTCTTCGTGGCCGCGCCGCACCTGCTGCGCGATTCGATCATGGGCGACGGCGGGGTGACCATCGCCCATCACCTGATGATGCAGGTGCTGCCCATCATCGGCCTGATCCTGCTGGTCGCCGGGGCGGCGGGCGCCATCGGCACCCTGGCCCAGACCGGGCTGATGTTCTCGACCGAGAAGCTCAAGCCGGATTTCTCCAAGCTCAATCCCATGGCGGGTTTCAAACGCCTGTTCGGCGTCGACGCCCTGATCCAGTTCGCCAAGACCCTGATCAAGCTGATTGCCGTGGGCTTCATCTCGTGGCTGGTCCTCAAGGGGCGGGCGGTCGATGTGGCGGGCCTTGCCGGGGCGTCTCCGATGCTGGTCCTGCCCTACGCCAAGGAGGTCTTCTTCTCGCTGGCCGTGGCGGTGTGCCTGTTCATGGTGCTCGAAGGCGGGGCCGACTACTTCATCCAGAAGTTCCGCTTCGCCCAAAGAATGAAGATGTCGAAGACCGAACTGAAGGACGAATACAAGCAGACCGAAGGCGACCCGCATGTGAAGGGCCGCCTGAAACAGATCCGCATGGAGAAATCGCGTCAGCGCATGATGGCCAATGTCCCCAAGGCGACGGTGGTGGTCACCAACCCGACCCACTATGCCGTGGCGCTGCGCTATGACGACGACACGCCCGCGCCGACTTGTGTGGCCAAGGGGGTGGACGCCCTGGCCCTGAAAATCCGCGAAGTGGCGGGCGAGCACGATATCGCCATTGTCGAAGACCCGCCGCTGGCGCGCGCACTCTACGCCGCCATCGATGTCGATGAAATCATCCCCGAAGCCCATTTTCAGGCGGTGGCGAAGATCATCTCCTTCGTCATGGTGCGCAAGAAGCGCGGTTTTTAG
- the fliR gene encoding flagellar biosynthetic protein FliR: MIPVTPSPDFTTEVTSFFGTSQVVFTAMLIFVRVGAVAILIPGLGDQAVPPRMRLSFAFMFTLMLVPVVQGQMPALPPKLGAMAGLIIHEAVIGLMLGMLMRTFLAALAIAGEIVSLQTTLSFAQTANPAQAQPSTSVGTFLAMLGLVLIYVTNLHHLFIAGMRDSYWVFPPMRPIMVGDATQLMIRTVGDTFMLALQMTTPVLVFGLIINIAAGFIGRIMPAFPIFFAVTPISVLLGLAIFALSLGATGLVFIEHYEEFLRLFVRGV, encoded by the coding sequence ATGATCCCCGTTACGCCATCGCCGGATTTTACGACGGAGGTGACCTCCTTCTTCGGTACTTCGCAGGTGGTGTTCACCGCGATGCTGATCTTCGTGCGCGTTGGGGCCGTCGCCATCCTCATTCCCGGCCTCGGCGATCAGGCGGTGCCGCCGCGCATGCGCCTGTCCTTCGCCTTCATGTTCACCCTGATGCTGGTGCCGGTGGTGCAGGGCCAGATGCCGGCCCTGCCGCCGAAGCTGGGGGCCATGGCCGGCCTGATCATCCATGAGGCGGTGATCGGCCTGATGCTGGGGATGCTGATGCGCACCTTTCTGGCGGCGCTGGCCATTGCGGGCGAGATCGTGTCGCTGCAAACCACCCTGTCCTTCGCCCAGACCGCCAATCCGGCGCAGGCGCAACCCTCAACCTCGGTCGGCACCTTTCTGGCCATGCTGGGGCTGGTCCTGATCTACGTCACCAACCTGCATCACCTGTTCATCGCCGGGATGCGCGATTCTTACTGGGTCTTTCCGCCGATGCGTCCGATCATGGTCGGCGACGCCACGCAACTGATGATCCGCACCGTGGGCGACACCTTCATGCTGGCGCTTCAGATGACGACGCCCGTGCTGGTCTTCGGCCTGATCATCAATATCGCCGCGGGTTTCATCGGCCGCATCATGCCGGCCTTCCCGATCTTCTTCGCCGTCACCCCGATAAGCGTTTTATTGGGGCTGGCCATCTTCGCCCTCAGTCTGGGCGCCACCGGCCTGGTCTTCATCGAACATTACGAGGAATTCCTGCGCCTCTTCGTGCGAGGGGTATAG
- the fliQ gene encoding flagellar biosynthesis protein FliQ encodes MTGTEVLSVGRDAIWLTIQLCAPVLIVGLIVGVVIGLFQALTQIQEQTLIYAPKIIAVFVTLLLVLPLMGALLSGFMKEIATKIAGI; translated from the coding sequence ATGACCGGAACCGAAGTCCTCAGCGTCGGGCGCGACGCCATCTGGCTGACCATTCAGCTTTGCGCCCCGGTCCTGATCGTCGGCCTGATCGTAGGGGTCGTCATCGGCCTGTTTCAAGCCCTGACCCAGATTCAGGAGCAGACCCTGATCTATGCGCCCAAGATCATCGCCGTCTTCGTGACCCTGCTGCTGGTCCTGCCGCTGATGGGGGCGCTGCTGTCGGGTTTCATGAAGGAAATCGCCACCAAGATCGCGGGCATCTGA
- a CDS encoding flagellar hook-basal body complex protein FliE, whose product MNPLLVAKAYGAVQKQVSGLNDEAQRTNDVGAAFSKVLNGAMEQTMKTTQNAEAQMVAHSQGKADLIDAVTAVSTAEASLESVIAIRDQVISAYQEILRMPI is encoded by the coding sequence ATGAACCCTTTACTCGTCGCCAAGGCCTACGGGGCCGTTCAAAAGCAGGTCTCTGGTCTCAATGACGAGGCCCAGCGCACCAACGATGTCGGTGCGGCCTTCTCCAAGGTGCTGAACGGCGCGATGGAGCAGACGATGAAGACGACCCAGAACGCCGAAGCGCAAATGGTCGCCCATTCGCAGGGCAAGGCCGATCTGATCGACGCGGTGACGGCGGTGTCCACCGCCGAAGCGTCGCTGGAAAGCGTCATCGCCATCCGCGATCAGGTGATCAGCGCCTATCAGGAAATCCTGCGCATGCCGATCTGA